A window of the Sporosarcina sp. FSL K6-2383 genome harbors these coding sequences:
- the ispD gene encoding 2-C-methyl-D-erythritol 4-phosphate cytidylyltransferase — MEYTVMMPAAGSGQRMGAGYNKLFLKLEGKPILAHTLGVFEGDSACKGIILAVKPDERSVIESMLEQFAITKVTAMVDGGGERQNSVAACIRAYDGDGVVLVHDAARPFIRRAVINELVKVAAEHGAAIAGVRAKDTMKFASAGVVEETVDRDMLWIIQTPQAFRYALLQEASTRAEVEGFLGTDESMLVERLGYSVRIVESTYDNVKMTTQEDLVFGEILLKSSRI, encoded by the coding sequence GTGGAGTATACAGTCATGATGCCGGCAGCGGGAAGCGGACAGCGGATGGGTGCCGGCTACAATAAACTTTTTTTGAAATTAGAGGGTAAGCCGATTCTTGCGCATACACTTGGTGTCTTCGAAGGTGATTCGGCGTGTAAGGGTATTATTTTAGCGGTCAAACCGGATGAGCGCAGCGTTATCGAGTCTATGCTTGAGCAGTTTGCTATAACGAAAGTGACAGCGATGGTAGATGGTGGAGGCGAACGGCAAAATAGCGTCGCAGCCTGTATCCGAGCATACGATGGGGACGGTGTTGTCCTCGTTCATGATGCAGCAAGACCGTTCATCCGCCGCGCTGTTATTAATGAGCTGGTAAAGGTAGCAGCTGAGCACGGTGCAGCAATTGCAGGTGTTCGGGCGAAGGATACGATGAAATTTGCTTCAGCCGGTGTGGTGGAAGAAACGGTAGATCGGGACATGCTGTGGATTATCCAAACACCGCAGGCATTTCGCTATGCATTACTTCAGGAGGCTTCTACTAGGGCAGAGGTGGAAGGCTTTTTAGGCACGGATGAGTCGATGTTAGTTGAACGACTTGGTTATTCTGTGCGGATTGTGGAAAGTACGTATGATAATGTGAAGATGACGACGCAGGAAGATCTCGTTTTTGGCGAAATTTTATTGAAATCCAGCAGGATTTAA